The sequence below is a genomic window from Humulus lupulus chromosome 3, drHumLupu1.1, whole genome shotgun sequence.
TAACTTTGTTTTCTTGCTCCTTTGTTTTCTCAGGTGATTTACTTTAtgaacgagcaagaagacattgaactagctcttattgaccctgagattgaaagAACAGTTAGAAGAAGACTATGGGAACAACGGGCTCAAAATCGCCTTAATATGGttgaagaggttgaaggagttgagggtgctaataatgtCACTAACACAATTGCTATGGTTGATGATAGAGAGAGAGCCATAAGGGAGTACGTTGtccccatgtttaatgagctcaATCGGGGCATTGTTAGGCCTGGAATTCAAGCACCCCAATTTGAGTTAAAGCTCGttatgttccaaatgttgcaaacagtgggtcaatttagtgggatgcctactgaggatcctcatcttcatcttcatcttcgttcattttttGAGGTGTGCgattctttcaagctacaaggagtgagtgacgaggccctaaggttgaaattattccctttctctttgagggaccgagctagagcttggctcaacacccttcctcccgactcggtgactacatggaatgagtaggatgaaaaattcttgatgaagtacttCCCTCCTACCCAAAATGCCAAGTTTCACAATGAAATTATGTCATTTCTGCACCTGAAAGATGAATCATTttgtgaagcttgggagagattcaaggagttattgagaaagtgcccacaccatgggatcccgcattgtatacaaatggaaacATTCTACAATGGGCTAATTCTTCCACTCGTATGGTGTTAGATGCTTCAGCTaatggggctattctctctaagtcctacaatgaagcctataagattttggagaggatagctagcaacaattatcaatggtccaatgttagagcctcaacaagtcgaagagtggctggtatacttgaagtggatgcattgacagcgttgaccgctcaagtttcttcaatgactaaccttctaaagaacatgagtttggggggaatggtacaaccagctgctatgggacaagttgccgatgtatcttgtgtttattgtggagatgggcacgCATTTGAGAGTTGTCCTTCAAATCCCACTTCAGTTTGTtatgtggggaatcaaaatgccaaccAAAAGAACCCATATTCGAACTCTTACAATCCGGGGGGGAGGCAGCATCAAAACTTCTCGTGGGGGGGTCAACGAGCTAGTTCAAGCGGAGCACCAATgcaaaacaagcctacatatccaccggggttttctcaacaacaacaaagagctcaaccacctcctcctcaagtgtctcaatcaagctctttggagagtttaatgaagGAATATATGGCCAAGAACGATGCTGTGATTCAGAGTCAAGCAGCATCCTTGAGGAATCTAGAAACTCAATTGGGGCAGCTTGCTAATGAGCTAAGGAATAGACCACAAGGCACCTTTCCTAGTGATACAGAAAATCCAAGGAAagatggcaaggagcattgcaaggcGGTTACCTTGAGGAGTGGTAAAAATCTGGAATTGACTGAGGATAATTGTACTAGAAACagtgagcccacttcaatccaaagtagtgtggacAAAGGAGACAAAGttgtgaaataattttttttaaatgctgATCCTGAAGCAATTGCTACAGCAATTCCTCCACAAAATGCTACAGGAATGCCTATaagcaagccacctccaccatttcctcagtGCTTTCAAAAGCAGCAAAAAGATGGTCAATTCCGGagatttttagatgttttgaaaCAACTTCACATCAATATACCGTTGGTGGAAGCATTGGAAAAAATGCCCAACTACGTGAAGTTTTTGAAGGATATTTTAACTAAAAAGAGGAGGCTTGGTGAATTTGAAACAGTGGCATTGACTGAAGGTTGTAGTGCTATATTGAAGAGtaaaattcctcctaaattgaAGGATCCGGGCAGCTTCACAATTCCTTTTTCTATTGGTGGTGGAGATGTTGGTAGAGCACTTTGTGACTTGAGGGCtagtatcaatttgatgcccatgtTAATTTTCAAGAAGTTGGGGATTGGAGAAGCAAGACCAACCACAGTCACTTTGCAATTAGCGGATCGTTCTATGGCACACTTggaaggaaaaattgaagatgtACTTGTGCAAGTTGATAAATTCATTTTTCCGACTGATTTCATCATCCTTGATTATGAAACAGATAAAGAtgtttgttgacggtgagaactcgtcaactaagttgagttggaaaaattatcaagtcaagatcactaatggaaaagctgtagaaacttaaacaatcactcaagaacaatgatagaacaataatggagaattcagtctttcattcacactcaagcctttgctacagtaaaatttcccaccccccttcaggtggtattagagttcattttatagtaggctctaatggccttagatacatggtggtccaggagaccaagtggtacataagtactatgtcaggggagtggcttcagaggttgtggtcgtacatccggTACGGGagtaggtgtcaggaggatgtctccactacttgtctgtacccatgtctgatgagtggtagcaggcatagtggcgcaggtgataATGGTGTTgactctgacctttggccgtagacatacggaccataactcttatcccagcagtcccactggtactggtgtccgtactcagtactagatcgtacaaatatgtcccCTTCGACTcatactggagcctctaagcataggggtctcaaggtgtaaggaatgggactcttggtgtgtgttatggtcgtggcgtgaggtggggattttgggtccttggcacgagaaGCCTGAAGTCTCCCGAGGCCACTCACGAGTCtgagcgataggcatgtggccttgacggatgtctaaggatgcgagGCGAGACGCCCTCCTTGTGACCCCCTTGCTCCACTCATGTGGCCAccagatggcgaggccactccgtaggcatgggcgaggccactttgcaggcatgggcgaggccaccacggggcctagatggtgaggccactccgtgggcatgggcgaggccaccacggggcctagatggcgaggccacttcgtGGGCATAGACGAGGCCACttcgtgggcatgggcgaggccaccacggggcctatatggcgaggccactccgtgggcatgggcgaggccaccacggggcctagatcgCGAGGCCACTTTGTGGCCATGGGCGCCGAGGCtcggccgagcgaggccatggaggcGCGCGCGCGAGGAGGGCCGCGTGCCTGGTGTGCCACCGATCGACGCCAAGGAGACGCGCACGCGaggtggccgagcgacgccaggggatgcgcgcgcgaggagggcctcgcgcctggggcaCGGCTGAGCGACGCCTGGGGGGTGCGCGTGCGAGGTGGGCCTTGCAcctggggcatggccgagcgaggccatggtgaCGCGACTGGGACCTCGCGCATCGCGAGCTGATCCGAAGTTGCCGTCAAAGGATGATGGGCCTTCACGGGATATTTTATGGGtgcggaatattgagcgtccacaatgttcctattatcttgggtaggccatttctagctactgggaggaccttgattgatgtacaaaaaggggagcttactatgagggtgaatgaccaacaagtGACTTTCAACGTGTTCAATGCTATGAAGTTTCCAGATGAGGTTGAGGAATGCTCTAGGCTAAGTGTAATTGAGTCTATTGTTGCTGAAAAATTCCATAAGGAAGCTTGTAAAGATGGAGTGGGGTTGGGGTCACTTGAAGAGCTTGAAAACTTAAGTGAAGAGGACGAAAGCCAAGTTACATGGGTGGAGTCAAAGCAGCCCTTTGCTAAATTTAGGAGGCCTTTTGAGTCATTGAACTTGTCGGAAGGAAATTTTAAGCCTCCTAAGCCTTCTATTCAAGAGCCACCAAAATTAGAGTTGAAGCCTTTGCCTAGTCACTTGAAATATGCTTATTTGAGAGATAATGAGACCTTGCCTGTGATTATTTCAGCCATGTTAGGAGCTGAAAAAGAGAGTTTGTTGCTGGCTGTTTTGAAGAAATACACAAGGGCCATTGGTTGGACTATGGCAGATATCAAGGGAATAAGTCCCTCATTTTGTATGCATAAAATTCTGTTGGAGGAGTGCTGTAATAATTCTATTGAGCAACAGCGAAGGATtaatcctatcatgaaggaagtggtTAGAAAAGAGACAATTAAGTGGCTTGATTATGGAATTGTTTACCCAATTTCAGATAGTTCTTGGGTTAGCCCAATTCAGTGTGTTCCTAAAAAAGGTGGAGTCACAGTGGTGGCTAATGAAAATAATGAGTTGATTCCCATAAGACAAGTGATAGGGTGGCGTGTTTGTATGGACTATCAGAAGTTGAATAAGGCTACTCGTAAAGACAACTTCTCGCTGCCATTCATTGACCAAATGCTTGATCGGTTGGCGGGAAAGGAGTTTTATTATTTCCTTGACGGTTATTTaggctataatcagatttccATCGCGCcagaagaccaagagaagactaccTTTACTTGTCCTTATGGCACCTTTGCCTTTAGAAGGATGCCTTTTGAGCTGTGCAACGCCCCCGCCACTTTCCAACGTTGTATGATGGCAATATTTTCATATATGGTGGAGAAGTCTCTTGAAGTCTTCATGGATGAATTTTCAGTGTTTGGGGAGTCTTTTGACACTTGTTTGGCTAACTTGGAGAAAGTCTTGGCTAGATGAGAAGAAACAAACTTGGTactcaattgggaaaaatgccatttcatggttCAAGAAGGCATTGTGTTGGGCCATAGAATTTCTAACAGGGGCATAGAAGTGGATAGAGCAAAGCTGGAAGTCATTGAAAAATTGCCACCACCTTCTACAGTTAAGGggattagaagctttttgggaCACGCGGGCttctataggaggtttataaaggATTTTTCAAAGATTTCTAAGCCCCTTTATTCCTTACTTGAGCAGAATCGAGAATTTGAGTTCACCAAGGAGTGTCAAGAAGCATTTGTGACTTTAAAAAAGGCTCTTATCACTGCACCCATCATTGTAGCTCTGGATTGGTCTCTcccctttgaattgatgtgcgatgctCGTGATTTTGCTGTGGGTGCTGTACTTGGGCAGCgaaaagagaaaagagaaggttTTTCTTTCCATTTACTATGCAAGCAAGACATTAGCCGATGCCCAATCTAACTATACTACCACCGAGAAAGAGCTTTATGCAGTGGTGTTTTCTTTTGACAAGTTTAGAGCTTATCTTGTGGGGACTAAAGTGGTGATTTATACAGACCATTCAGCGATCAAGTATCAAATTGCCAAGAAGGATGCTAAGCCACGACTTATTCGATGGGTGTtgcttcttcaagaatttgacttggaaATTCGGGATAGAAAAGGAACGGAGAACCAAGTGGCTGACCACTTATTTAGACTTGAAGCTGGAAGTGAAAAGCAAAATGAAGGGCCTATTAAAGAGACATTCCCCGATGAGCAATTGTTGGTTGTGAGCCAAACCACTACTCCATGGTATGTTGATTTTGTCAACTATTTGGTGAGTGGTTTCCAGCCACCTGATTTGAATAGGCAGCAACTCAAGAAGTTCTTTCATGATGTGAGAttctattattgggatgagccctatTTGTACAAACAATGTTCAGATCGAATCATGAGGCGTTGTGTGCCTGAGGATGAAGTTTCTAGCATACTAGAGCATTGTCATTCAGCTCCTTATGGTGGACATTTTGGTGGGCAAAGAACAGCTGCTAAGGTTTTTCAATCGGGGTACTATTGGCCCTCTATCGTCAAGGATGCTCATGAATTTGTTAAGAGATGTGACCACTGCCAGCATGTTGGAAATATTTCAGCAAGGAGTGAAATGCCTTTGAATAGCATCCTTGAAGTGGAATTGTTTGatgtttgggggatcgacttcaTGGGGCCATTTCCACCATCATTTGGAAATTCATATATCTTGGTGGTTGTTGACTATGTCTCTAAGTGGTTTGAAGCAGTGGCAAGTCCTactaatgattccaaggtggtcatgAAGTTCCTACATAAGCACGTATTCACCCGCTTTGGCACTCCAAGGGCCCTTATAAGTGATGAAGGCACCCActttgtgaacaagattttggcaGCTTTGTTAGCCAAATATTGTGTGAAGCACAAGATTGCCATCACCTACCACCCCCAAACCAATGGTCAAGCGGAAATATCGAATAGGGAGATCAAGGGAATACTATAGAAAGTGGTGAATCCTAGTAGAAAGGATTGGTCTCAGCGATTGGATGATGCTCTTTGGGCCTATCGAACGGCTTTTCAAACCCCTTTGGGAATGTCACCGTATCATTTGATTTTTGGGAAAGCTTGCTATTTTCTCGTTGAGTTAGAGCATAAGGAATATTGGGCAACTAAGAAACTGAATATGGATCTCCAAGCTGCTGGAGAAGCTCGAAAGTTACAGTTAAATGAGCTGGAAGAGATGAGGTTGTTCTCCTATGAAAATGCTAAGTTGTACAAGGAGAAAACTAAGAGGTGGCATGATCAGAAAATTCAATCTCGGGTCTTTGAGAAGGGGCAGAAAGTATTGCTCTTCAACTCGCGCTTGAAGTTATTTCCTGGCAAGTTAAAGTCCCGCTGGTCTGGCCCATTCACAATGGTGCAAGTTTACCCCTTTGGAGCAGTTGAAGTTCACGAAGATCGATCCGGAAGGGAGTTTAAAGTGAATGGGCAGCGGCTGAAACAATATTGGGGAGGTGAGGTCGACCGCGAGAAGACCTCCATCACTTTGGAGGATCCTTAAAGCTGTGGTTGTTTTGGGTTGTCAAGTGATTCAGGCactaatttaaagacaacccGAAAAGAAGCAAGGGTAAAATATTAGTgtctataaaaaaaaacaaaaagaaaaaaaaagaagagaaaaacaaaaagacaggaaaagtatatatatacatatgggtgtttttaattatttttatttttatttttaattttactttttgtaattttatttccattttattgtgatgttttggagtgtttttatgtgtattttgatGTTTCAGGTGTTAAGAAAGCAAGAAACAGGGTGTTTTGGAAGTGATTTTGGAGTCTTATGGTTTTGCGAGATTTTTGCTTCGCCAAAATGGCCGCAAATATTTCCCAAAAAAATGGAGAGTTATGTCAAATTTGGGTTGTTGAAGCAAATCTTGGGCAAAATGTTAGCAAGGCAGAAAAAAAAAATCCTGGGTCGTGGTTTCATTAAGAggcatacacatatatatatatatacaaaaaaaaaacaattttttttttttactagatgtaatattatttatatatattttactgcatatatattaatatataactagataaatataaacatatacataaatatgtatttaaaaaatatatatatatatactataacttatacgaaaatatatatatatacatatattcagtcaattttatattatttataaaatccatatGTGTATATAGGATATTTACCCATCTTCACCATTACCCTTACCCATCTCTGCCCAAACAAAACCCAACTGTGTGAACCCCAATCCTTGGCACCACCTAGCCGCGCAGCTACAAACCCAAGTGCACAGTCCAGACCGAGAAGCCCTCTGCCCACTCGTTCGCCCAAAACCGAGCCTCGGATCCCAGGCGCCCCTACCCCAGGCGCGCGCCTCAACCCAGCCGAGAGAAACTCCTCACCAGCCAAGCCATATCCGAACAAACCCAGACCAAGGCCCACCACCTCCCATCCATCCCGACCCTCACCAGAAATATCCCACTCCACCCAGCCGAGAAGCTCTCTGCCCAAAACACTGACCTTTACCAGCCCACCAAAACACTCGGCAACCCAGGCACATCCGAGTCCCTATGCACTCCCAGTCCGAGCCTAGGTGATTCCATGCGAACCCAGCTCCCCAGAACCAGGCacggctgtaacgccctggatagccaagaccgttacactgtatgtttataaagtgccagacttgctaatcaagtcatttaaataaaatcgtgttattgaaactataaaggaactagggttaaagtgttttggtctcaaaagccacatttttattaaaaagcatcatctgttacatgggatcccaaaaatattaagttcaaagaccgtttacaaaagacacaaggtttatgtacatcaaccggccatactaaggcaaaataagcaGTTAGGTGacccctgtcctggtccactcctcgaccgtggcggtcgaaccactggctatgtacattccacctcggagctctccacctcaggcttggtccagcttgcccttgcctttacctgcaccacgtagcacccgtgagccaaggcccagcaagaaagcacaacaacaacagagcataaacaattagcagacaagtcaacatctcacactgcatcacataaactcagccatatcatcaatcagtataatcaagtattccacatactaggcatatcaattcataacatatacggtacacaaatgataactagggctagcaccctcaggctgctcccttcgTTATCTTATTGTCTTTGGCTACAagtggccaatccgcgccctgtgcgctaaaatcatgtacagCACTCTTAGatcgcttttacatgtcccatggcgtgataccaacattgacacgatacaactctcgggagcacttagtcccatcacaatcgtacaaccgggtgcagttttctcacctttcaattcactagttttccGATGCCTCAACGTCGCGAGCatggtcctctaccccgagcctctccaaagacctagtcacaacacaaatgaaacatcctttgtcactaatcaatccaaaaccacttcctggaaccaatcccacactctcggaatcccccaaatccctaaaacaatgcaccgaagacatcccccgaacccccggagtaaaggctcaaaattgcaaaatcccatgttctgaaattgacctagcgccgcggcgcccagcaagtcagagaacttgctcTGCCCAAAAACAGCCTCATGCCGCGGCgcgcaagaacagcgccgcgatgctccttcgcgagcccagaaatctgggtttttccttgcgtttttcccgaacccaaatcactccaaatcatctCAAATTCATACATAAGCctcaaaaccaattcaaaaccccaaatagaccatccatcaacctataaacattataatctagctcaattacacaaccactcacagaattcatacttaaatttcagattgaaacccttgaaccaaagcttgagaaaagtgCAAACCAGACCTCTAGATTCTTAAAACATAACAGCTACGAGatttcaaacatgtttaatacctttacctcaatcagaaattcaacttgagcttcctccaatccaagctttaaactgaATTTCCCCTTGGCAAATCAGCTGAATTccatgcaaaacaagccatggctatctttcaattccttccaaaatcaaattcagaacttaacaaaacagggactaaatccttacctcagtgtaGACTTTGATATGTGTTTGGTTCCACACCCTTAAAccctttactagcctcaaagaacataGCTCCACTCCTCTTTCACTTGCCTTCTAGGTTCTCAATTCACCCTTTTCccttcttgatttctctagccTTTCAAACCTCAATTTTATTTAcacttagcataaaagaatcgtgtatatccatttccctcagccaaagccatctataccactgccaaaagaccaccttatccctccactaataccccttcctaactaaaccttaagggcacacttgtccttttacttacattacaattctaccacttctctaacaaaacctgttactctctatggttactaacagttacacaagttaccaaatcaccagttaccattatctagctttctaggaccgtctcaacacgtgcatcacattgatatcaccacacccacgtggtacaaatcacataacataattatcacataacataatacacataatcatatagcatgctttaaatcataatcatgcatcttaatcattaaaatcacacataattcccattatgccctccaggcacactaatcaaggcccttaagcctagtgaatttgggtcgttacaatggctATATTTGTGCGCCTTTTTGACCAGCGAGTCAGCTCTGTGCCCTCCTGTCCTTTGCAAACCTTCTCCAGGTGCACCCACGCATTCTCGGCACCCACACTCTCGGCACCTAGGCACCAAGCTCCTCACGAGCCATAATTTGGGGTAATAATTCTTTGTTCTGTTATACTCTTGTAAATATTGCTGGGCATTTAACTTCTCTGCTAGTGTTTTCTTTTGGGGGTCAGCTATTGGATTATTGGTTGACAGTGTTTATTGTACTGCTCTGTTGCTATGTTGCTCTGTAACACACTCTTTACCGATAAGCAGGATATTGGTTTGTTTGGGTGCTCCTTTTGTTGTGTGATAGCCTTGTGATTTAGCTGCTTTCTTTTTGCCCAGCATGACCACTAAAACACGAGCTCAGAGAAAGAAGCCAAAAACTACCCCACCATTAGATAAACCAAAATCTACACTAACCTCTATCCCATAAACAACCAAGAAGACATCCTAAACCACCACTGCCCCACCAATTCCCACTGCCCCATTACTATTGCCTCCCCTAGCAGCTATAAATGCTCCTTCCTCCACCAAAACTACCCCACCCGCCACCAAATCAACACCACCCCGAACCAAATACAAAAGCGCCGCCCATCAAGCATCAACCCCACCGCCACCAAAGCAACAAAAGACTTCCACTAACACAAAAGCTGCCTCCCAGCCAACACACACAGCTGTCCCATCTCCTAATACTAAGAAAATGCCTACCCCTTTAGGTCCTGCCACAAAATTTGTTTCTGCTCAAGCCAAGGCCAAATATGAGTCTATTAAGACAGTGAAATTGTTTCCAGAATGAGGATTTTTGCCTACCACTATTGAGGTGCTGCTTTTATCAGTACAGTCATTGAGCAGCACAGTTGGGAACATTTCTGTTAGAAACCAGAGCATGCCATTATTCCCTTGGTGAGAGAATTTTATGCCATCCTAGCCTCCGCAGAGAATTTTGAAGTGTTGGTTCGTGGAAAAGTTGTCTCTTTTGCAGGTGAGGCTATTAATGCCCTCTTTTGGTTAGCCAACGTTGACTGCGCTGCTTATAATGAAATGATCTTGGCCCCTTTCTTAGCTGACTTTGACAAGGCACTGCAACGTGTCGCAGCTCCCGGAGCTCAATGGTGCATATCTTCTGGCGGTGTGCGCACTCTCTTGCACGCCTCCATTTTGCCTGAAGCTAGAGTGTGGTTAAACTTTATGAAGTGTCACTTGTTGCCCACCACGGATGACACCACGTTGTCCAAGGAGAGGGTGCTCCTATTATATTGTATACTGGCTGGGCTGAGTATCAATGTAGGCCAGTTAATCTCTAGGCAGCTTGCTAGCTGTGCCAGGAAGAAAAAAGGGAAGTTGTTCTTTCCCTCACTCATTACACAGCTGTGCATTAGAGCTAGGGTGCCTTTTGCCTCCACAGAGGATATACTTTTCAAGCGCCGAGACATTGATTTCACTCTCAATGGTCAGACTCGTGCCCCTGCCTCAGCCGCTGGGCCCTCCACCATGCCTCCCCCAGTTCTACTCATTGACCTCATTGCTCAGCAGCAGGAGATTCTTGGACAGTTGGTGTCTCTGGAACCTCAGCAACATGCTTACTGGAAGTATGCTAAGCAGCGGGATGC
It includes:
- the LOC133825326 gene encoding uncharacterized protein LOC133825326; this encodes MAKNDAVIQSQAASLRNLETQLGQLANELRNRPQGTFPSDTENPRKDGKEHCKAVTLRSGKNLELTEDNCTRNTIATAIPPQNATGMPISKPPPPFPQCFQKQQKDGQFRRFLDVLKQLHINIPLVEALEKMPNYVKFLKDILTKKRRLGEFETVALTEGCSAILKSKIPPKLKDPGSFTIPFSIGGGDVGRALCDLRASINLMPMLIFKKLGIGEARPTTVTLQLADRSMAHLEGKIEDVLVQVDKFIFPTDFIILDYETDKDVC
- the LOC133825327 gene encoding uncharacterized protein LOC133825327; translated protein: MRVNDQQVTFNVFNAMKFPDEVEECSRLSVIESIVAEKFHKEACKDGVGLGSLEELENLSEEDESQVTWVESKQPFAKFRRPFESLNLSEGNFKPPKPSIQEPPKLELKPLPSHLKYAYLRDNETLPVIISAMLGAEKESLLLAVLKKYTRAIGWTMADIKGISPSFCMHKILLEECCNNSIEQQRRINPIMKEVVRKETIKWLDYGIVYPISDSSWVSPIQCVPKKGGVTVVANENNELIPIRQVIGWRVCMDYQKLNKATRKDNFSLPFIDQMLDRLAGKEFYYFLDGYLGYNQISIAPEDQEKTTFTCPYGTFAFRRMPFELCNAPATFQRCMMAIFSYMVEKSLEVFMDEFSVFGESFDTCLANLEKVLAR